The following proteins are encoded in a genomic region of Candidatus Dechloromonas phosphoritropha:
- a CDS encoding IscS subfamily cysteine desulfurase, producing the protein MKLPIYMDYSATTPVDLRVAEKMIPYLVEHFGNPASRSHSFGWVAEAAVEEAREQVAALVNADPKEIVWTSGATESNNLAIKGAAHFYARTKGKHIITVQTEHKAVLDTVREMERQGFEATYLEVQENGLVDLEAFRAALRPDTVLASVMMVNNEIGVIQPIAELGEICRAKGVIFHVDAAQATGKVDIDLQELKVDLMSFCAHKTYGPKGIGALYVRRKPRIRLEAQMHGGGHERGFRSGTLATHQIVGMGEAFRLAKEEMAVESKRVGALRDRLLNGLSDMEATFVNGDLEHRVVHNLNISFAYVEGESMIMAIKDLAVSSGSACTSASLEPSYVLRALGRNDELAHSSIRFSIGRFTTEEEIDYAIKLLKAKVGKLRELSPLWEMFKDGIDLDTVQWAAH; encoded by the coding sequence ATGAAACTCCCCATCTATATGGATTACTCGGCCACCACGCCGGTCGACCTGCGCGTGGCAGAGAAAATGATTCCCTACCTGGTCGAGCATTTCGGCAATCCGGCGTCGCGTTCACACAGCTTCGGCTGGGTAGCGGAAGCGGCAGTCGAGGAGGCGCGCGAGCAGGTAGCGGCACTGGTCAATGCCGACCCCAAGGAGATCGTCTGGACTTCCGGCGCCACCGAATCCAACAACCTGGCGATCAAGGGCGCCGCGCATTTCTACGCCCGCACCAAAGGCAAGCACATCATCACGGTCCAGACCGAACATAAGGCTGTGCTCGATACGGTGCGCGAAATGGAGCGTCAGGGATTCGAAGCGACCTATCTCGAAGTTCAGGAAAACGGCCTGGTTGATCTTGAGGCCTTCAGAGCGGCGCTCCGCCCCGATACAGTGCTCGCCTCGGTGATGATGGTCAATAACGAAATCGGCGTCATCCAGCCGATCGCCGAACTGGGCGAAATATGCCGTGCCAAGGGCGTGATCTTCCACGTCGATGCGGCGCAGGCAACCGGCAAGGTCGATATCGATCTGCAGGAGCTCAAGGTCGATCTGATGAGTTTCTGCGCCCACAAGACCTATGGCCCGAAGGGGATCGGCGCGCTGTATGTCCGGCGCAAGCCGCGCATCCGCCTCGAAGCGCAGATGCATGGTGGCGGTCACGAGCGCGGTTTCCGTTCCGGTACACTGGCGACGCACCAGATCGTCGGCATGGGCGAGGCATTCCGCTTGGCCAAGGAAGAAATGGCTGTCGAAAGCAAGCGAGTCGGTGCGCTGCGCGACCGCCTGCTTAATGGCCTGAGCGACATGGAGGCGACCTTTGTCAATGGCGACCTCGAGCACCGCGTCGTCCACAACCTGAATATCAGCTTCGCCTATGTCGAAGGCGAGTCGATGATCATGGCGATCAAGGATCTGGCGGTTTCGTCCGGTTCGGCCTGTACCTCGGCCAGCCTGGAACCGTCCTACGTGTTGCGTGCGCTTGGGCGCAATGACGAGTTGGCGCACAGTTCGATCCGTTTCAGCATCGGCCGCTTCACGACGGAAGAGGAGATTGACTACGCAATCAAGCTTTTGAAGGCCAAAGTTGGCAAATTGCGCGAGCTTTCTCCGCTGTGGGAAATGTTCAAGGACGGTATCGATCTCGACACCGTTCAATGGGCAGCGCACTAA